In Methanothermococcus thermolithotrophicus DSM 2095, one DNA window encodes the following:
- a CDS encoding GMP synthase subunit A, with product MIVILNNGGQYVHRIHRSLKYIGVPSKIIPNSTPLKEIEENEEVKGIILSGGPDIEKAENCIDIALNAKLPVLGICLGHQLISKAYGGEVSRAESEEYANTKIYVKKENDLFKGVPEEFTAWASHKDEVKKVPECFEILAYSDICEIEAIKHKEKPVYGVQFHPEVSHTEYGSEILKNFCKVCGLINE from the coding sequence ATGATAGTTATATTAAACAACGGCGGACAATACGTTCACAGAATCCATAGGAGTTTAAAATACATAGGAGTACCTTCAAAAATAATTCCAAACTCCACGCCACTAAAAGAAATCGAAGAAAATGAAGAAGTAAAAGGCATAATATTAAGTGGTGGTCCAGACATCGAAAAGGCAGAAAACTGCATAGATATTGCGTTAAATGCAAAACTTCCAGTACTTGGAATTTGTTTAGGTCATCAGTTGATATCAAAAGCCTACGGCGGAGAAGTTTCCAGAGCTGAATCAGAAGAATACGCAAATACAAAAATATATGTGAAGAAGGAAAACGACTTATTCAAAGGAGTGCCTGAAGAATTTACAGCATGGGCATCCCACAAAGACGAAGTTAAAAAAGTTCCAGAATGCTTTGAAATCCTTGCATACTCAGATATATGTGAAATTGAAGCAATAAAACATAAGGAAAAACCAGTTTATGGCGTACAGTTCCACCCAGAAGTTTCCCATACTGAGTACGGTTCAGAAATTTTAAAGAATTTCTGTAAAGTATGTGGATTGATTAACGAATAA
- a CDS encoding ZPR1 zinc finger domain-containing protein has translation MEQKMTGVLDCPICGSKNSMRIITNELEIPYFGNVVETTMICDSCKYKKSDIFPTEVKEPKRYILKIQSEDDLNKRVIRAATGYVTIPELGFEVSPGPVSEGYVSNVEGVLNRLESALETLISWLEDENEKSKAEELFERIEKVKEGKESVTLIIEDPLGHSAIIGDGVKEELLTDEEVEKLKGNVLIIDKDAVKKVEEN, from the coding sequence ATGGAGCAAAAAATGACTGGTGTACTGGACTGTCCGATCTGCGGATCTAAAAATTCTATGAGGATAATCACCAATGAGCTCGAGATCCCTTATTTCGGAAATGTTGTTGAAACTACAATGATTTGTGATAGTTGCAAGTACAAAAAAAGCGACATATTTCCTACAGAAGTTAAGGAACCTAAGAGATATATTCTAAAAATTCAGAGTGAAGATGATTTAAATAAGAGAGTTATAAGAGCTGCTACAGGATATGTAACAATACCTGAACTTGGATTTGAAGTTTCTCCAGGACCTGTTTCAGAAGGCTATGTTTCAAATGTGGAGGGGGTCTTAAACCGTTTAGAAAGTGCATTAGAAACCTTAATCTCTTGGTTAGAGGATGAAAACGAAAAAAGCAAAGCTGAAGAATTATTTGAAAGAATTGAAAAGGTAAAGGAAGGAAAAGAATCTGTAACATTGATAATTGAAGATCCGCTTGGACACAGTGCAATTATAGGGGATGGGGTAAAAGAAGAATTATTAACAGATGAGGAAGTTGAAAAATTAAAAGGAAATGTACTTATTATCGATAAGGATGCAGTTAAAAAAGTGGAAGAAAATTGA
- a CDS encoding helix-turn-helix transcriptional regulator — protein sequence MYEKLETIERAILLNPKYIQVFREKLKITQSKLAEESGVSQSHLSMLEKGKRAATEAHAAAITLGLLKCSDIWDKDDPILYLLDVLSLTKLETSIVEFITELTSKENIFCKRYIEGFPVFIVDKKYFTEEIRNRVNVINIKHIDFFRGRMNIRGMYSDNKEIDVHLDCSDIRRLEEKVSKALDKKTIIQIFPKEEIPPIYSIKKDCMIIHCW from the coding sequence ATGTACGAAAAATTGGAAACCATAGAACGGGCCATTTTATTAAATCCAAAGTATATACAAGTATTTCGTGAAAAACTAAAAATAACGCAGTCTAAACTTGCAGAAGAAAGTGGAGTCAGTCAATCACATCTCAGTATGCTTGAAAAAGGAAAAAGGGCAGCTACAGAGGCTCATGCAGCTGCAATAACATTAGGTTTGTTAAAATGTAGTGATATATGGGATAAAGATGACCCTATCTTATACCTTCTAGATGTTTTATCACTAACCAAACTTGAAACCTCAATAGTTGAGTTCATTACAGAATTAACTTCAAAAGAAAATATCTTTTGTAAGAGATATATTGAAGGTTTTCCGGTTTTTATTGTGGACAAAAAATACTTTACTGAAGAGATTAGAAATAGGGTCAATGTAATTAATATTAAGCATATCGATTTCTTTAGAGGAAGGATGAATATTAGAGGGATGTATTCAGATAACAAAGAGATCGATGTTCATTTGGATTGTTCCGACATTAGGAGATTGGAAGAAAAGGTTTCCAAAGCCCTTGATAAAAAAACAATAATTCAGATATTCCCAAAAGAAGAAATACCTCCAATTTATTCAATTAAAAAAGATTGTATGATAATACATTGCTGGTGA
- the ehaA gene encoding energy-converting NiFe hydrogenase A subunit EhaA, with product MDTIIYYSISVVSSLIFALLFRMPLLPNMDSFETYVLFPTPFVALGLTGILKLLFGLDVVICVVVGIVSALFSKYANRIFPGVSYGAD from the coding sequence ATGGATACAATTATATATTATAGTATTTCAGTGGTTTCGTCACTTATTTTCGCATTATTATTTAGAATGCCATTACTTCCAAACATGGACTCATTTGAGACGTATGTTTTATTCCCAACTCCCTTTGTAGCATTGGGATTAACCGGGATTTTAAAACTTTTATTTGGCTTAGATGTAGTCATTTGTGTGGTAGTAGGTATTGTTTCAGCTCTTTTCTCAAAATATGCGAATAGAATATTCCCGGGTGTTAGTTATGGTGCTGACTGA
- a CDS encoding DUF2109 domain-containing protein, with the protein MELSIVTITIGIVGLISSLRVFLTKSRALKLPLLCCLNFCIAALIALYVKSPMGAIAAIIYLVSSTVSSNAIAHTLGEISKLEK; encoded by the coding sequence ATGGAACTATCCATCGTAACAATAACAATCGGGATCGTTGGACTTATCTCAAGCTTAAGGGTTTTTTTAACTAAAAGTAGGGCTTTAAAATTACCATTGCTTTGCTGTCTAAATTTTTGTATTGCAGCACTTATAGCCCTCTATGTAAAAAGTCCAATGGGTGCTATTGCTGCCATAATTTATCTTGTATCTTCCACAGTATCAAGTAATGCAATAGCCCATACACTTGGAGAAATTAGTAAATTGGAGAAGTAA
- a CDS encoding DUF2108 domain-containing protein, translated as MEILPILSIICCVLGGMGVILHTNYINKIIMFAFLESGLIGLIVSFYYLDVAMVSSILEPIGTIILLLGTLKYEYIRRNKKKYSTEVPVLTK; from the coding sequence ATGGAAATTTTGCCAATATTATCCATAATTTGCTGTGTTCTTGGAGGCATGGGTGTTATACTCCACACAAACTACATAAATAAGATAATAATGTTTGCATTCTTGGAAAGTGGACTGATAGGGTTAATAGTTTCATTCTATTATTTGGATGTTGCAATGGTTTCGTCCATATTGGAGCCCATTGGTACCATAATACTTCTATTGGGGACTTTAAAATATGAATATATTAGAAGAAATAAGAAAAAATACAGTACAGAAGTCCCAGTACTTACAAAATAA
- a CDS encoding EhaE family protein, translating into MDLIGLTTYGGYFLLIIGTLGAIFGPMTDDPLRRFLNIEVPSMGVLLIFLAYNETLALMTYLGVNTILMLVLVRAILKNEELEE; encoded by the coding sequence ATGGATTTAATCGGTCTAACAACCTACGGGGGTTATTTCCTATTGATAATAGGAACGTTAGGGGCAATATTTGGTCCTATGACGGACGATCCCCTTAGGAGATTTTTAAATATTGAAGTTCCATCAATGGGAGTTTTACTCATATTCCTGGCTTACAACGAAACTTTGGCACTTATGACATACCTTGGTGTGAATACCATACTCATGTTGGTGCTTGTTAGGGCTATTCTAAAAAACGAGGAGTTGGAGGAATAA
- a CDS encoding EhaF family protein: protein MKKLSRAWNYLSRPHVVSRLFAGFLCLTLLVGILMPASFTENQLYPKDVPQGQVLKTPLAPYDRGGVPLKEAADIKTQYPELEPIRGQITAYLTPVAIWISEKTPYFGTTIVSTPGGILDEILYYTRGSDTVLESLTLLLSFIIFSWIFLDRNDQVE from the coding sequence ATGAAAAAGCTTAGCAGGGCTTGGAACTATCTTTCAAGACCGCATGTGGTTTCCAGATTATTCGCTGGATTCTTGTGCTTAACTCTATTAGTGGGAATTCTAATGCCTGCTTCTTTCACTGAAAACCAGCTTTATCCAAAGGATGTCCCTCAAGGACAGGTTTTAAAAACACCTTTGGCGCCTTACGACAGAGGAGGAGTTCCACTTAAAGAGGCTGCAGATATTAAAACCCAATATCCTGAATTAGAGCCTATTAGAGGACAAATAACTGCATATTTAACACCAGTTGCAATTTGGATAAGTGAAAAAACTCCGTACTTTGGGACAACAATTGTTTCAACACCCGGCGGTATTCTGGACGAAATACTCTACTATACAAGAGGTTCCGACACGGTGCTTGAATCTTTGACTTTATTGCTTTCATTTATAATATTCAGTTGGATTTTCCTGGACAGAAATGATCAGGTGGAATAA
- a CDS encoding EhaG family protein: MDIISLLFNKTVMVGLVMGILSLYAISREKSDLHVLLFSDIVEYAMLVIIAAVGTDLAEALILPGLVVGMAELLAVSEILTARNELRKNESNLKKRSKLFEEFTIKESPKIDIQFNKMEVLSAAPKFLSFILIIYGAILTGFTGGAIMASGLLFYIFSQRALDNKILPKDLKIYWEGISGFSGITWVLWIFGFMGFFIFPEKWIYFTLLAGFALTLKVGSKLGLIGEIFE, encoded by the coding sequence ATGGATATAATAAGCTTATTATTTAACAAAACAGTTATGGTAGGGCTTGTGATGGGAATCCTTTCACTATATGCAATATCACGTGAAAAATCGGACCTACACGTTCTTTTATTTAGTGATATTGTAGAGTATGCCATGCTCGTTATAATTGCCGCAGTTGGAACAGATCTTGCTGAAGCTCTGATACTCCCAGGTTTAGTCGTAGGAATGGCTGAACTTTTAGCAGTTTCTGAAATATTAACGGCAAGAAATGAACTAAGGAAAAATGAATCTAACCTAAAGAAAAGGTCAAAACTTTTCGAAGAATTCACAATTAAAGAAAGTCCAAAGATAGATATACAGTTTAATAAAATGGAGGTCCTTTCAGCAGCCCCAAAATTCCTGTCATTTATTTTAATTATTTATGGGGCAATACTGACCGGATTTACTGGTGGAGCAATAATGGCAAGTGGACTGTTGTTCTACATATTCTCACAGAGAGCTCTTGATAACAAAATACTACCTAAAGATTTAAAAATATATTGGGAAGGAATTTCAGGATTCTCAGGGATTACCTGGGTTCTCTGGATTTTTGGCTTTATGGGATTCTTTATATTCCCTGAAAAATGGATTTATTTCACATTATTGGCAGGGTTTGCCCTTACTTTAAAGGTAGGTTCAAAATTAGGATTGATTGGGGAGATATTCGAATGA
- a CDS encoding proton-conducting transporter membrane subunit encodes MFVSNIVGNFYGYIPLGDIVFYMTDFSLIGFIVALLFTVIVLITKPEKQLEAQLHDFGDKFNTVTLKELKVRRLMAVICGITTAFSMLTGDLFNFALFLAVIGISNIGIVSAVKKEWVLNAAYNYGIIAIISSLPLFGAAGLILAKTGTLSIFELSKTSHDILYEKMIYAVGMIGETGVAPFYAAKAEMFRAPGAPYILMIHLSSLLVIVRTVEILLNIR; translated from the coding sequence ATGTTTGTAAGTAATATTGTAGGGAATTTCTACGGGTACATTCCCCTTGGAGATATTGTGTTCTACATGACGGACTTCTCACTTATTGGCTTTATTGTTGCACTATTATTTACTGTCATAGTACTTATTACCAAGCCTGAAAAACAATTAGAAGCCCAGTTGCATGACTTTGGGGATAAATTTAACACAGTAACCTTAAAAGAACTAAAAGTTAGGAGATTGATGGCCGTTATCTGTGGAATAACTACTGCATTTAGTATGCTAACTGGAGATTTGTTTAATTTTGCCTTATTCTTGGCAGTAATTGGAATTTCAAATATAGGTATCGTCTCTGCAGTAAAAAAAGAATGGGTATTGAATGCAGCATACAATTATGGAATTATAGCTATAATATCATCACTTCCATTGTTTGGAGCTGCAGGACTAATATTGGCAAAAACTGGGACTTTATCCATATTTGAGCTATCAAAGACTAGTCATGATATATTATATGAAAAAATGATTTATGCCGTGGGGATGATTGGTGAAACTGGTGTTGCTCCATTCTATGCTGCAAAAGCTGAAATGTTTAGAGCTCCGGGGGCACCATATATTTTAATGATACATCTTTCATCACTACTTGTAATTGTTAGAACCGTGGAGATTTTACTAAACATACGTTAA
- a CDS encoding respiratory chain complex I subunit 1 family protein, translating into MNTLTSLIHALSYGLYAFLLGGLLLGLHRKIMARIQGRPGPPVIQYIIHTLKFYFKEITFPISAGNPLYVFVALMGIMVWMGALFLGPVFESSLLILIGLYTLQKIVEHGCGLSSGSPYGKIGGVRSVFSAAAEVPLFAAAGIIYVATNSLIIGDILNYQSVHGPLLFQLPLGALAFFILVVSKAPFSPFSMVKGKDIVSGYLTEHYGLLESIIMIGDAIAWFVLLWLFMALFIGPIIISNPILTLGGMIILTVIISFICALTPLLAPNHSVMLQITIASLTLIDLAYRIIH; encoded by the coding sequence ATGAATACATTAACCTCATTAATACATGCACTCTCATATGGACTTTATGCATTTCTACTCGGTGGATTATTGTTGGGATTACACAGGAAAATAATGGCAAGAATACAGGGAAGACCTGGCCCACCTGTAATTCAATACATAATTCACACACTTAAATTCTACTTCAAGGAGATAACATTCCCAATTTCAGCAGGAAATCCCCTTTATGTATTCGTGGCTCTAATGGGTATTATGGTATGGATGGGAGCTCTGTTCCTTGGGCCCGTATTTGAATCCTCGTTATTGATACTCATAGGACTTTACACACTTCAAAAAATAGTTGAACACGGATGTGGTCTAAGTAGTGGTTCACCTTATGGAAAAATAGGCGGTGTTAGAAGTGTGTTCTCAGCTGCTGCCGAGGTACCACTATTTGCAGCTGCAGGAATAATCTATGTTGCAACTAACTCACTGATTATAGGTGATATTTTAAACTATCAATCGGTACACGGACCATTATTGTTCCAACTTCCACTGGGAGCTCTTGCATTTTTCATACTCGTAGTTTCAAAGGCACCGTTTAGTCCGTTTTCAATGGTAAAAGGGAAGGATATTGTAAGTGGGTACTTAACTGAACACTACGGACTGCTTGAGTCCATAATAATGATAGGAGATGCAATAGCTTGGTTTGTGTTACTCTGGCTATTTATGGCGTTATTCATAGGCCCAATCATAATTTCAAATCCAATTCTAACACTTGGTGGGATGATAATACTTACAGTCATAATTTCATTCATATGTGCTTTGACACCGTTACTGGCCCCAAACCATTCAGTTATGCTGCAGATAACAATAGCTTCACTTACACTAATTGACCTGGCATATAGGATTATCCATTAA